A single Seriola aureovittata isolate HTS-2021-v1 ecotype China chromosome 19, ASM2101889v1, whole genome shotgun sequence DNA region contains:
- the tulp4a gene encoding tubby-related protein 4a isoform X2 produces MFAAVEHGPVLCSDSNILCLSWKGRVPKSEKEKPVCRKRYYEEGWLATGNGRGVVGVTFTSSHCRRDRPTPQRVNFNLRGHNSEVVLVRWNEPFQKLATCDTDGGIFVWIQYEGRWSVELVNDRGAQVSDFTWSHDGTQALISYRDGFVLVGSVSGQRHWSSEINLESQITCGIWTPDDQQVLFGTADGQVIVMDCHGRMLAHILLHESDGIVSMSWNYPSFLVEDSSESDTDSDDYSPPQVHSQKPLLTVSFTSGDINLMNNYDDLSPTLIRTGLKDVVVQWCSQGDLLAVAGMERTLLSPDPSCPPPTRNAIVKFYNVQGEHIYTLDTPAQRPITTLCWGHRDSRLFLACGPALYVVRVEHRVANLQLLCQQGIATAVKEEKDVAKLTMPSRLSSYVTAAFIPTIKPPIPDPNNMRDFVSYPTAGNERLHCTMKRTEDNPEVGGPCYTLYLEYLGGLVPILKGRRISKLRPEFVIMDPKTDGKTDEIYGNSLISAMIDSCNCSDSSDIELSDDWIGKKSPKISRGSKSPKLPRINIDPRKSPKLSRATQEISRSPRLPIRKPSIGSPSLTRREFPLDDITQQNYLAQVTSNIWGTKFKIVGLATFLPTNLGAVIYKTSLLHLQPRQMTIYLPEVRKISMDYINLPVFSPNVFSEDEDDLPVTGPAGGADDNPPCTVNIPIAPIHSPAQAMSPAQSIGLVQSLLANQNVQLDVLTNPSTTPAGAAAGGSDQSQDTILTAQYTVPTRYSSPGQVIFGGLEMGRLMVGPPPSHHPSQQPNHHQQQQQQHQQLQQQHQQLQQQHQQLQQQHQQLQQHQQLQHHPPQIQHHQQQLQQQQQLQQQQQQMLQHQHLQQQQLQQQHIQQQLQHMQQQQQHQQQLQQHIQQQQQLQQQHQQIQQQLQQQQQMHHQQQSQQQHQIQQQQHHHQLQQQLQIQIPVPSMSSGQPSAAAVHQLQPGALQIQIPHPPDLVVERAVGGEHEHLLKIKTTRSTPQLAEGDTVVFSAPLELSKMNPPPPYPGTVAAAVAAAAAAAASASASAAASSAASGTGGGTSGTPPGELCLKKGEFPLYPSGQQQAQYPTPLGYERITTFDSSGNVEEVCRPRTRLVCNQNVYTLQGPGSSATLRVTSSSSSSSSDKKIQLPYTSATLNRLTAPRYSIPSGDPPPYPDTANQNSAVSRNPGQRLDSSLIHATLRRNSREAALKVSQMLEPPRPLPPKAKNSALAASFQQRVPTALYTCSQCSSGSSVGGTAPGSANGIAGGTIIRQDFPPRNGAPHSTVIVHSNSTTPLASQSSYNLLSSLEGSGTAAGGGSNRDRADYVNSAFTEDETLNQTLRHLALGGNDASGLVVKRPPPYQWDPAATEEVWVPQERTATLNPTGPPGPHKPPPLILSPAQHLDVSRLPFVLSPKSPTSPSAASFQAAAAAAGYQISLQYPPATAYSGAQLQPIPGSPRPCSSPKEVVAPVPFSQQDATLVLPPGYPANLANLACCPLPPMYPGGSTCSGLPIPPIALHTPWGTYNSCPPMPSPAVPLPPKASHMTVDKNVLSPPPPPPPPPPPPPPAELQSHGGLQEAMAEAGEGFQEVLSLTESPVPQRSEKFSKKNRKRVDGRADEANMPPLAEGSKSKKEGRALGDFNSLISSPRLGGRDKKKLKGQKEQQLKAKKLSKTTANSEFQDSSESEPELFISGDELLNQCQSGKKGWKSKRNLRAASELDEIKCRKANEKEDRGLGSQGFVYVMANKQPLWNEATQVYQLDFGGRVTQESAKNFQIELEGRQVMQFGRIDGNAYILDFQYPFSAVQAFAVALANVTQRLK; encoded by the exons GTGGTGTTGGTGCGGTGGAATGAGCCCTTCCAGAAACTGGCCACCTGTGATACAGATGGAGGAATCTTTGTTTGGATCCAGTACGAGGGCCGCTGGTCCGTGGAGCTGGTCAATGACCGTGGAGCTCAG GTGAGTGATTTCACCTGGTCCCATGATGGCACCCAGGCTCTCATCTCCTATCGTGATGGCTTTGTCCTGGTGGGATCAGTCAGCGGGCAGAGACACTGGTCCTCGGAGATCAACCTGGAAAGCCAGATTACCTGTGGTATCTGGACCCCTGATGACCAGCag GTGTTGTTTGGTACTGCAGACGGACAGGTGATAGTGATGGACTGCCACGGGCGCATGCTGGCCCACATACTGCTGCATGAGTCGGATGGCATTGTCAGCATGTCCTGGAACTACCCCAGTTTCCTGGTGGAGGACAGCAGTGAGAGCGACACAGACTCTGACGACTACTCCCCACCTCAAG TGCACAGCCAGAAGCCACTGCTGACAGTCAGCTTCACCTCTGGTGACATTAACCTGATGAACAACTACGATGACCTCTCTCCCACCCTCATTCGCACCGGTCTGAAAG ATGTGGTGGTCCAATGGTGCTCACAGGGGGACCTCCTTGCAGTGGCAGGGATGGAGAGGACACTCCTCTCCCCTGACCCATCCTGTCCTCCCCCCACCAGGAATGCCATTGTCAAATTTTACAATGTTCAGGGTGAACACATCTACACACTGGACACACCAGCACAG CGCCCAATCACCACGCTGTGCTGGGGTCACCGGGACTCTCGTCTGTTCTTGGCATGTGGCCCGGCGCTTTACGTTGTCCGAGTGGAGCACCGGGTTGCCAACCTGCAGCTACTCTGCCAGCAGGGCATCGCCACGGCagtgaaggaggaaaaagatgtTGCCAAGCTCACCATGCCTTCCCGCCTCTCTTCTTACGTCACTGCCGCTTTCATCCCCACCATCAAG CCCCCCATCCCAGATCCCAACAACATGCGTGATTTTGTGAGCTACCCAACAGCTGGGAACGAGCGTCTGCACTGTACCATGAAACGTACAGAGGATAACCCGGAAGTGGGGGGGCCCTGCTACACTCTGTACCTGGAGTACCTAGGAGGTCTGGTGCCTATCCTCAAGGGCAGACGAATAAGTAAACTGCGTCCGGAGTTCGTCATTATGGACCCCAAGACAGATGGGAAAACAG atGAGATATACGGCAATAGTCTGATATCTGCCATGATCGACAGCTGTAACTGCTCAGACTCCAGTGACATTGAGCTGAGTGATGACTGGATTGGCAAGAAATCTCCAAAGATATCCAGGGGCAGCAAATCCCCCAAACTGCCCAG GATCAACATTGATCCCAGAAAATCGCCCAAATTGTCCCGTGCTACACAGGAGATCTCCAGGTCACCACGGTTACCCATACGGAAGCCCTCTATTGGTTCACCTAGTCTAACACGGAGGGAATTTCCTTTAGATGACATCACTCAG CAAAATTACCTTGCTCAGGTCACATCCAATATTTGGGGAACAAAGTTCAAGATAGTGGGGTTGGCCACATTCTTGCCTACCAATCTAGGTGCAG tcaTCTATAAGACAAGCCTCCTCCATCTGCAGCCCAGACAGATGACCATCTACCTGCCAGAGGTGCGTAAGATCTCAATGGACTACATAAATCTGCCTGTCTTCAGCCCCAACGTCTtcagtgaagatgaagatgaccTGCCTGTTACAGGCCCTGCTGGTGGTGCCGATGACAACCCTCCCTGCACTGTCAACATCCCTATTGCCCCCATCCATAGTCCTGCCCAGGCTATGTCCCCAGCTCAAAGCATCGGTCTGGTCCAGTCACTCCTAGCCAATCAAAATGTTCAGCTGGACGTCCTAACAAATCCCAGCACAACCCCTGCTGGAGCAGCTGCCGGTGGGTCAGACCAAAGTCAGGACACCATCCTGACAGCCCAGTACACAGTTCCCACCAGGTATTCTAGTCCTGGTCAGGTCATCTTTGGGGGACTGGAAATGGGTCGCCTAATGGTGGGACCTCCACCTTCCCATCATCCATCACAACAACCAAATCaccatcaacagcagcagcagcagcaccaacaactgcagcagcaacaccaacaactgcagcagcagcaccaacaactgcagcagcagcaccaacaactgcagcagcacCAACAACTACAGCACCACCCACCACAAATTCAGCACCACCAACAACAGcttcagcagcaacagcaactccaacagcagcagcagcagatgctcCAGCACCAACActtacaacagcagcagcttcagcaacagcacattcagcagcagcttcaacacatgcagcagcagcaacagcatcaacagcagctCCAACAGCACatacagcaacagcaacaactgcaacaacagcatcaacaaATTCAGCagcaactacaacaacaacaacaaatgcatCATCAACAgcaatcacagcagcagcatcagatacaacaacagcagcatcaccatcaacttcagcagcagcttcagattcAAATCCCTGTTCCCTCCATGTCATCAGGACagccttcagctgcagctgtgcacCAGCTACAACCGGGGGCACTGCAGATCCAGATCCCTCATCCACCTGATTTAGTGGTTGAGAGAGCAGTGGGGGGTGAACATGAGCACCTACTGAAAATCAAAACGACTCGGTCAACCCCACAGCTGGCTGAGGGTGATACAGTGGTGTTCAGTGCCCCTCTAGAGCTCAGCAAGATGAACCCCCCGCCCCCCTACCCCGGGAcggtggctgctgctgtggctgctgcagcgGCCGCTGCAGCCTCAGCATCAGCATCCGCTGCAGCCTCCAGTGCTGCATCTGGAACAGGAGGGGGAACCAGTGGGACTCCTCCTGGTGAGCTTTGTTTGAAGAAGGGAGAGTTTCCACTTTATCCTTCAGGTCAGCAACAAGCGCAATACCCCACACCACTGGGATATGAAAGGATAACAACATTTGACAGCAGTGGGAATGTGGAGGAAGTATGTCGTCCGCGAACGCGCCTTGTCTGCAATCAGAATGTGTATACACTCCAGGGACCTGGCAGCTCTGCCACTCTCAGGGTcacctcttcatcatcctcctcatcatctgaCAAGAAGATCCAGCTGCCCTATACATCTGCCACCCTCAATAGACTCACAGCACCTCGCTATTCCATACCCAGTGGAGACCCACCCCCATACCCTGACACAGCCAACCAGAACAGTGCTGTTAGCAGGAACCCTGGACAGAGGCTTGACAGCAGTCTGATCCATGCCACTCTCAGGAGAAACAGCCGAGAGGCCGCTCTCAAAGTTTCCCAGATGCTGGAACCGCCTAGACCACTGCCTCCTAAGGCCAAAAATAGCGCACTAGCAGCCTCATTCCAGCAGAGGGTGCCAACAGCCTTATACACCTGCAGTCAGTGTAGCAGTGGATCCAGTGTTGGAGGTACTGCCCCAGGGAGTGCTAATGGAATAGCAGGAGGAACTATTATCAGACAAGATTTCCCTCCCAGGAATGGGGCACCACACAGCACAGTTATCGTTCACTCCAACAGCACTACTCCTCTGGCCTCCCAGTCTTCTTATAACCTGCTGAGCTCTCTTGAAGGATCTGGgactgcagcaggaggaggaagtaaCAGAGACAGGGCTGATTATGTTAATTCAGCATTTACTGAGGATGAAACACTGAATCAGACACTGAGGCATCTGGCACTAGGAGGAAATGATGCATCAGGCCTGGTTGTCAAACGCCCACCTCCTTATCAGTGGGACCCAGCTGCGACGGAGGAGGTGTGGGTTCCTCAGGAACGGACAGCAACATTGAACCCAACTGGCCCCCCCGGACCCCACAAACCACCTCCACTTATTCTTAGCCCAGCCCAGCACCTGGATGTTTCCAGGCTGCCTTTTGTTCTTTCTCCAAAGTCCCCCACCAGCCCCAGTGCTGCATCATttcaagctgcagcagcagctgcaggctaCCAAATCTCTCTCCAGTACCCTCCAGCAACTGCCTATTCTGGAGCCCAGCTCCAGCCCATCCCAGGGTCGCCACGCCCTTGCTCCTCCCCAAAGGAGGTGGTGGCACCAGTACCCTTCTCACAGCAGGATGCAACCCTTGTCTTACCGCCAGGTTACCCTGCAAACCTGGCAAACCTGGCCTGCTGCCCCCTCCCACCTATGTATCCAGGAGGAAGCACTTGTTCAGGGCTTCCCATTCCTCCCATTGCCCTGCATACACCTTGGGGTACCTATAACTCTTGCCCCCCTATGCCCAGTCCTGCAGTGCCACTTCCACCCAAAGCATCCCACATGACAGTAGACAAAAAtgtcctctctcccccccctcctcctcctccaccaccccctCCGCCACCACCAGCAGAACTGCAGAGCCATGGAGGATTACAAGAGGCCATGGCAGAAGCTGGAGAAGGTTTCCAGGAGGTGCTCTCCTTGACTGAGAGCCCTGTGCCACAGCGGTCTGAGAAGTTCAGCAAGAAGAACCGCAAGCGGGTGGATGGTCGGGCTGACGAGGCTAATATGCCACCACTGGCTGAAGGGAGCAAGTCGAAAAAGGAGGGCAGAGCTCTAGGTGATTTCAACTCACTCATCTCTAGTCCACGGCTGGGAGGAAGGGACAAGAAGAAGCTGAAGGGACAGAAAGAGCAGCAGTTGAAGGCTAAGAAGCTGAGTAAGACCACTGCCAATAGTGAGTTCCAAGACAGTTCAGAAAGTGAGCCAGAGCTGTTCATCAGTGGGGATGAGCTTCTCAATCAGTGCCAGAGTGGTAAGAAGGGCTGGAAAAGTAAGAGGAATCTGAGGGCTGCCAGTGAACTGGATGAGATCAAATGTCGAAAGGCCAATGAGAAGGAGGACAGAGGGCTGGGCAGCCAGGGGTTTGTCTATGTCATGGCCAACAAGCAGCCACTGTGGAATGAAGCCACGCAGGTCTACCAGCTGGACTTTGGTGGGCGCGTCACACAGGAATCTGCCAAGAACTTTCAAATTGAACTAGAGGGCAGACAG GTGATGCAGTTTGGCAGGATTGATGGCAACGCCTACATCCTGGACTTCCAGTATCCCTTCTCTGCTGTTCAGGCCTTTGCAGTGGCTTTAGCCAATGTCACTCAACGCCTCAAATGA
- the tulp4a gene encoding tubby-related protein 4a isoform X1 codes for MFAAVEHGPVLCSDSNILCLSWKGRVPKSEKEKPVCRKRYYEEGWLATGNGRGVVGVTFTSSHCRRDRPTPQRVNFNLRGHNSEVVLVRWNEPFQKLATCDTDGGIFVWIQYEGRWSVELVNDRGAQVSDFTWSHDGTQALISYRDGFVLVGSVSGQRHWSSEINLESQITCGIWTPDDQQVLFGTADGQVIVMDCHGRMLAHILLHESDGIVSMSWNYPSFLVEDSSESDTDSDDYSPPQVHSQKPLLTVSFTSGDINLMNNYDDLSPTLIRTGLKDVVVQWCSQGDLLAVAGMERTLLSPDPSCPPPTRNAIVKFYNVQGEHIYTLDTPAQRPITTLCWGHRDSRLFLACGPALYVVRVEHRVANLQLLCQQGIATAVKEEKDVAKLTMPSRLSSYVTAAFIPTIKPPIPDPNNMRDFVSYPTAGNERLHCTMKRTEDNPEVGGPCYTLYLEYLGGLVPILKGRRISKLRPEFVIMDPKTDGKTDEIYGNSLISAMIDSCNCSDSSDIELSDDWIGKKSPKISRGSKSPKLPRDLVCPFTNRINIDPRKSPKLSRATQEISRSPRLPIRKPSIGSPSLTRREFPLDDITQQNYLAQVTSNIWGTKFKIVGLATFLPTNLGAVIYKTSLLHLQPRQMTIYLPEVRKISMDYINLPVFSPNVFSEDEDDLPVTGPAGGADDNPPCTVNIPIAPIHSPAQAMSPAQSIGLVQSLLANQNVQLDVLTNPSTTPAGAAAGGSDQSQDTILTAQYTVPTRYSSPGQVIFGGLEMGRLMVGPPPSHHPSQQPNHHQQQQQQHQQLQQQHQQLQQQHQQLQQQHQQLQQHQQLQHHPPQIQHHQQQLQQQQQLQQQQQQMLQHQHLQQQQLQQQHIQQQLQHMQQQQQHQQQLQQHIQQQQQLQQQHQQIQQQLQQQQQMHHQQQSQQQHQIQQQQHHHQLQQQLQIQIPVPSMSSGQPSAAAVHQLQPGALQIQIPHPPDLVVERAVGGEHEHLLKIKTTRSTPQLAEGDTVVFSAPLELSKMNPPPPYPGTVAAAVAAAAAAAASASASAAASSAASGTGGGTSGTPPGELCLKKGEFPLYPSGQQQAQYPTPLGYERITTFDSSGNVEEVCRPRTRLVCNQNVYTLQGPGSSATLRVTSSSSSSSSDKKIQLPYTSATLNRLTAPRYSIPSGDPPPYPDTANQNSAVSRNPGQRLDSSLIHATLRRNSREAALKVSQMLEPPRPLPPKAKNSALAASFQQRVPTALYTCSQCSSGSSVGGTAPGSANGIAGGTIIRQDFPPRNGAPHSTVIVHSNSTTPLASQSSYNLLSSLEGSGTAAGGGSNRDRADYVNSAFTEDETLNQTLRHLALGGNDASGLVVKRPPPYQWDPAATEEVWVPQERTATLNPTGPPGPHKPPPLILSPAQHLDVSRLPFVLSPKSPTSPSAASFQAAAAAAGYQISLQYPPATAYSGAQLQPIPGSPRPCSSPKEVVAPVPFSQQDATLVLPPGYPANLANLACCPLPPMYPGGSTCSGLPIPPIALHTPWGTYNSCPPMPSPAVPLPPKASHMTVDKNVLSPPPPPPPPPPPPPPAELQSHGGLQEAMAEAGEGFQEVLSLTESPVPQRSEKFSKKNRKRVDGRADEANMPPLAEGSKSKKEGRALGDFNSLISSPRLGGRDKKKLKGQKEQQLKAKKLSKTTANSEFQDSSESEPELFISGDELLNQCQSGKKGWKSKRNLRAASELDEIKCRKANEKEDRGLGSQGFVYVMANKQPLWNEATQVYQLDFGGRVTQESAKNFQIELEGRQVMQFGRIDGNAYILDFQYPFSAVQAFAVALANVTQRLK; via the exons GTGGTGTTGGTGCGGTGGAATGAGCCCTTCCAGAAACTGGCCACCTGTGATACAGATGGAGGAATCTTTGTTTGGATCCAGTACGAGGGCCGCTGGTCCGTGGAGCTGGTCAATGACCGTGGAGCTCAG GTGAGTGATTTCACCTGGTCCCATGATGGCACCCAGGCTCTCATCTCCTATCGTGATGGCTTTGTCCTGGTGGGATCAGTCAGCGGGCAGAGACACTGGTCCTCGGAGATCAACCTGGAAAGCCAGATTACCTGTGGTATCTGGACCCCTGATGACCAGCag GTGTTGTTTGGTACTGCAGACGGACAGGTGATAGTGATGGACTGCCACGGGCGCATGCTGGCCCACATACTGCTGCATGAGTCGGATGGCATTGTCAGCATGTCCTGGAACTACCCCAGTTTCCTGGTGGAGGACAGCAGTGAGAGCGACACAGACTCTGACGACTACTCCCCACCTCAAG TGCACAGCCAGAAGCCACTGCTGACAGTCAGCTTCACCTCTGGTGACATTAACCTGATGAACAACTACGATGACCTCTCTCCCACCCTCATTCGCACCGGTCTGAAAG ATGTGGTGGTCCAATGGTGCTCACAGGGGGACCTCCTTGCAGTGGCAGGGATGGAGAGGACACTCCTCTCCCCTGACCCATCCTGTCCTCCCCCCACCAGGAATGCCATTGTCAAATTTTACAATGTTCAGGGTGAACACATCTACACACTGGACACACCAGCACAG CGCCCAATCACCACGCTGTGCTGGGGTCACCGGGACTCTCGTCTGTTCTTGGCATGTGGCCCGGCGCTTTACGTTGTCCGAGTGGAGCACCGGGTTGCCAACCTGCAGCTACTCTGCCAGCAGGGCATCGCCACGGCagtgaaggaggaaaaagatgtTGCCAAGCTCACCATGCCTTCCCGCCTCTCTTCTTACGTCACTGCCGCTTTCATCCCCACCATCAAG CCCCCCATCCCAGATCCCAACAACATGCGTGATTTTGTGAGCTACCCAACAGCTGGGAACGAGCGTCTGCACTGTACCATGAAACGTACAGAGGATAACCCGGAAGTGGGGGGGCCCTGCTACACTCTGTACCTGGAGTACCTAGGAGGTCTGGTGCCTATCCTCAAGGGCAGACGAATAAGTAAACTGCGTCCGGAGTTCGTCATTATGGACCCCAAGACAGATGGGAAAACAG atGAGATATACGGCAATAGTCTGATATCTGCCATGATCGACAGCTGTAACTGCTCAGACTCCAGTGACATTGAGCTGAGTGATGACTGGATTGGCAAGAAATCTCCAAAGATATCCAGGGGCAGCAAATCCCCCAAACTGCCCAG AGACTTAGTTTGTCCCTTTACCAACAGGATCAACATTGATCCCAGAAAATCGCCCAAATTGTCCCGTGCTACACAGGAGATCTCCAGGTCACCACGGTTACCCATACGGAAGCCCTCTATTGGTTCACCTAGTCTAACACGGAGGGAATTTCCTTTAGATGACATCACTCAG CAAAATTACCTTGCTCAGGTCACATCCAATATTTGGGGAACAAAGTTCAAGATAGTGGGGTTGGCCACATTCTTGCCTACCAATCTAGGTGCAG tcaTCTATAAGACAAGCCTCCTCCATCTGCAGCCCAGACAGATGACCATCTACCTGCCAGAGGTGCGTAAGATCTCAATGGACTACATAAATCTGCCTGTCTTCAGCCCCAACGTCTtcagtgaagatgaagatgaccTGCCTGTTACAGGCCCTGCTGGTGGTGCCGATGACAACCCTCCCTGCACTGTCAACATCCCTATTGCCCCCATCCATAGTCCTGCCCAGGCTATGTCCCCAGCTCAAAGCATCGGTCTGGTCCAGTCACTCCTAGCCAATCAAAATGTTCAGCTGGACGTCCTAACAAATCCCAGCACAACCCCTGCTGGAGCAGCTGCCGGTGGGTCAGACCAAAGTCAGGACACCATCCTGACAGCCCAGTACACAGTTCCCACCAGGTATTCTAGTCCTGGTCAGGTCATCTTTGGGGGACTGGAAATGGGTCGCCTAATGGTGGGACCTCCACCTTCCCATCATCCATCACAACAACCAAATCaccatcaacagcagcagcagcagcaccaacaactgcagcagcaacaccaacaactgcagcagcagcaccaacaactgcagcagcagcaccaacaactgcagcagcacCAACAACTACAGCACCACCCACCACAAATTCAGCACCACCAACAACAGcttcagcagcaacagcaactccaacagcagcagcagcagatgctcCAGCACCAACActtacaacagcagcagcttcagcaacagcacattcagcagcagcttcaacacatgcagcagcagcaacagcatcaacagcagctCCAACAGCACatacagcaacagcaacaactgcaacaacagcatcaacaaATTCAGCagcaactacaacaacaacaacaaatgcatCATCAACAgcaatcacagcagcagcatcagatacaacaacagcagcatcaccatcaacttcagcagcagcttcagattcAAATCCCTGTTCCCTCCATGTCATCAGGACagccttcagctgcagctgtgcacCAGCTACAACCGGGGGCACTGCAGATCCAGATCCCTCATCCACCTGATTTAGTGGTTGAGAGAGCAGTGGGGGGTGAACATGAGCACCTACTGAAAATCAAAACGACTCGGTCAACCCCACAGCTGGCTGAGGGTGATACAGTGGTGTTCAGTGCCCCTCTAGAGCTCAGCAAGATGAACCCCCCGCCCCCCTACCCCGGGAcggtggctgctgctgtggctgctgcagcgGCCGCTGCAGCCTCAGCATCAGCATCCGCTGCAGCCTCCAGTGCTGCATCTGGAACAGGAGGGGGAACCAGTGGGACTCCTCCTGGTGAGCTTTGTTTGAAGAAGGGAGAGTTTCCACTTTATCCTTCAGGTCAGCAACAAGCGCAATACCCCACACCACTGGGATATGAAAGGATAACAACATTTGACAGCAGTGGGAATGTGGAGGAAGTATGTCGTCCGCGAACGCGCCTTGTCTGCAATCAGAATGTGTATACACTCCAGGGACCTGGCAGCTCTGCCACTCTCAGGGTcacctcttcatcatcctcctcatcatctgaCAAGAAGATCCAGCTGCCCTATACATCTGCCACCCTCAATAGACTCACAGCACCTCGCTATTCCATACCCAGTGGAGACCCACCCCCATACCCTGACACAGCCAACCAGAACAGTGCTGTTAGCAGGAACCCTGGACAGAGGCTTGACAGCAGTCTGATCCATGCCACTCTCAGGAGAAACAGCCGAGAGGCCGCTCTCAAAGTTTCCCAGATGCTGGAACCGCCTAGACCACTGCCTCCTAAGGCCAAAAATAGCGCACTAGCAGCCTCATTCCAGCAGAGGGTGCCAACAGCCTTATACACCTGCAGTCAGTGTAGCAGTGGATCCAGTGTTGGAGGTACTGCCCCAGGGAGTGCTAATGGAATAGCAGGAGGAACTATTATCAGACAAGATTTCCCTCCCAGGAATGGGGCACCACACAGCACAGTTATCGTTCACTCCAACAGCACTACTCCTCTGGCCTCCCAGTCTTCTTATAACCTGCTGAGCTCTCTTGAAGGATCTGGgactgcagcaggaggaggaagtaaCAGAGACAGGGCTGATTATGTTAATTCAGCATTTACTGAGGATGAAACACTGAATCAGACACTGAGGCATCTGGCACTAGGAGGAAATGATGCATCAGGCCTGGTTGTCAAACGCCCACCTCCTTATCAGTGGGACCCAGCTGCGACGGAGGAGGTGTGGGTTCCTCAGGAACGGACAGCAACATTGAACCCAACTGGCCCCCCCGGACCCCACAAACCACCTCCACTTATTCTTAGCCCAGCCCAGCACCTGGATGTTTCCAGGCTGCCTTTTGTTCTTTCTCCAAAGTCCCCCACCAGCCCCAGTGCTGCATCATttcaagctgcagcagcagctgcaggctaCCAAATCTCTCTCCAGTACCCTCCAGCAACTGCCTATTCTGGAGCCCAGCTCCAGCCCATCCCAGGGTCGCCACGCCCTTGCTCCTCCCCAAAGGAGGTGGTGGCACCAGTACCCTTCTCACAGCAGGATGCAACCCTTGTCTTACCGCCAGGTTACCCTGCAAACCTGGCAAACCTGGCCTGCTGCCCCCTCCCACCTATGTATCCAGGAGGAAGCACTTGTTCAGGGCTTCCCATTCCTCCCATTGCCCTGCATACACCTTGGGGTACCTATAACTCTTGCCCCCCTATGCCCAGTCCTGCAGTGCCACTTCCACCCAAAGCATCCCACATGACAGTAGACAAAAAtgtcctctctcccccccctcctcctcctccaccaccccctCCGCCACCACCAGCAGAACTGCAGAGCCATGGAGGATTACAAGAGGCCATGGCAGAAGCTGGAGAAGGTTTCCAGGAGGTGCTCTCCTTGACTGAGAGCCCTGTGCCACAGCGGTCTGAGAAGTTCAGCAAGAAGAACCGCAAGCGGGTGGATGGTCGGGCTGACGAGGCTAATATGCCACCACTGGCTGAAGGGAGCAAGTCGAAAAAGGAGGGCAGAGCTCTAGGTGATTTCAACTCACTCATCTCTAGTCCACGGCTGGGAGGAAGGGACAAGAAGAAGCTGAAGGGACAGAAAGAGCAGCAGTTGAAGGCTAAGAAGCTGAGTAAGACCACTGCCAATAGTGAGTTCCAAGACAGTTCAGAAAGTGAGCCAGAGCTGTTCATCAGTGGGGATGAGCTTCTCAATCAGTGCCAGAGTGGTAAGAAGGGCTGGAAAAGTAAGAGGAATCTGAGGGCTGCCAGTGAACTGGATGAGATCAAATGTCGAAAGGCCAATGAGAAGGAGGACAGAGGGCTGGGCAGCCAGGGGTTTGTCTATGTCATGGCCAACAAGCAGCCACTGTGGAATGAAGCCACGCAGGTCTACCAGCTGGACTTTGGTGGGCGCGTCACACAGGAATCTGCCAAGAACTTTCAAATTGAACTAGAGGGCAGACAG GTGATGCAGTTTGGCAGGATTGATGGCAACGCCTACATCCTGGACTTCCAGTATCCCTTCTCTGCTGTTCAGGCCTTTGCAGTGGCTTTAGCCAATGTCACTCAACGCCTCAAATGA